In Salmo trutta chromosome 37, fSalTru1.1, whole genome shotgun sequence, the following proteins share a genomic window:
- the il6r gene encoding uncharacterized protein il6r isoform X2 — translation MPSWIRLTVLLSALTVHCFLDGTCPRRDPPPSVLVLSPGSVLVLACSGQVEVNGLEVMVNRAEHTGVITGVHPTTVSTTTDTTSNRTTVSTTTDTTSNRTTVSTTTDTTSNGTTVSAIKDSSDNGTTVSAIKDSSDNGTTVSAIKDSSDNGTTVSAIKDSSDNGTTVSAIKDSSDNGTTVSAIKDSSDNGIDTFSTGKDTIVLTVTDTPVISWTDDTGTDRTEKTIIRNTRAGDHTPLTVREVNKGNGKNVEVVTEEEHKGGGGEQRDTGWSLYTVNQPGHTDTQKLFPLTGTSLQPTRDSRAGGADTELPSDRWTDAMDSEDDYEEEEEGGRRGRGLRGRSQWRLNGRPLRGGEERGGVVVLGRRGATLTLPSLAVGDSGNYSCHRGGKLVSSLRVSVAVPPERPKLSCYKRSPSSKIRCDWTASQLVTPVPQCYLLLRKGLSGSFSRVNCSYSALLSRCWCAIGHQEKESREPHLAYLCVTNTAGNTTSPLLDFTPLDIIKPDPPSSVVVRGVEGQERRLRVGWAVPHSWKERDRYHELLYELRYHTMPHGTQIKGTSTARSYTITDALPGVQYLIQLRAKEEFDGHWSEWSTAVYANTWTAPVPTVFSDLSTVMDYTDYIDSGSGMTEETSVSESQGDVEVWPHVLWVVAFCVLLSITLLSAYLYRHRERFMSKLWRLSPVSSSPACPSPQVTALPTQEGHALVNFDHPVYGEPVPQEEERKKEDEEEEEEEKGEVIRFNNTSYFLVQSK, via the exons ATGCCATCGTGGATCAGGCTGACGGTTCTCCTGTCTGCGCTGACAGTCCACTGCTTTCTGGACGGGACCTGTCCACGGAGAG aCCCCCCTCCCAGTGTGCTGGTGTTGTCCCCAGGCAGTGTTCTGGTCTTAGCCTGTAGTGGTCAGGTGGAGGTCAACGGGCTGGAGGTGATGGTTAACAGGGCCGAACACACCGGTGTCATTACCGGAGTACACCCCACCACTGTCAGCACCACAACAGACACCACATCTAACAGAACCACTGTCAGCACCACAACAGACACCACATCTAACAGAACCACTGTCAGCACCACAACAGACACCACATCTAACGGAACTACAGTCAGTGCTATAAAAGACAGCAGTGATAATGGAACTACAGTCAGTGCTATAAAAGACAGCAGTGATAATGGAACTACAGTCAGTGCTATAAAGGACAGCAGTGATAATGGAACTACAGTCAGTGCTATAAAAGACAGCAGTGATAATGGAACTACAGTCAGTGCTATAAAAGACAGCAGTGATAATGGAACTACAGTCAGTGCTATAAAAGACAGCAGTGATAATGGAATAGACACATTTTCTACTGGAAAGGACACTATTGTCCTTACCGTAACAGACACTCCTGTCATAAGCTGGACAGATGATACCGGGACAGACCGTACGGAGAAAACCATCATCAGGAACACTCGTGCAGGAGACCACACCCCTCTTACTGTGAGAGAAGTTAACAAAGGGAATGGAAAGAATGTGGAAGTTGTAACAGAGGAGGAGcacaaaggaggaggaggagagcagagggataCAGGGTGGAGTCTTTACACTGTCAATCAACCAGGACATACAGATACACAGAAACTATTTCCTCTTACTGGGACATCGCTCCAACCAACCAGAGACAGCAGAGCGGGAGGGGCTGACACTGAGCTGCCCTCTGATCGGTGGACTGATGCGATGGACAGTGAGGATGActatgaggaagaggaggagggggggaggagggggagggggctgAGAGGGAGGTCTCAGTGGAGACTGAACGGGAGGCcgctgagaggaggagaggaaagaggaggagtagTGGTGTTAGGGAGGAGAGGCGCCACTCTGACCCTGCCCTCCCTGGCGGTGGGTGACTCTGGGAACTACAGCTGCCACCGCGGGGGCAAACTGGTCTCCTCTCTGAGGGTGAGCGTGGCAG TTCCTCCAGAGAGGCCTAAGCTGTCCTGCTATAAGAGGTCACCCAGCAGTAAGATCCGCTGTGATTGGACAGCCAGTCAACTGGTGACTCCTGTCCCTCAGTGCTACCTCCTCCTACGGAAAGG tctatcAGGGTCATTCTCTCGTGTCAACTGTTCCTACTCCGCCCTGCTGTCTCGGTGTTGGTGTGCTATAGGTCACCAAGAGAAGGAGAGTAGAGAGCCACACCTGGCCTACCTGTGTGTCACCAACACTGCTGGCAACACCACCAGCCCTCTCCTAGACTTCACACCTCTGGAcatta TTAAGCCAGACCCCCCCAGCTCAGTAGTGGTGAGGGGTGTGGAGGGGCAGGAGAGGAGACTGAGGGTGGGCTGGGCTGTTCCTCACTCCTGGAAAGAGAGAGACCGCTACCACGAGCTGCTCTATGAGCTCAGATACCACACCATGCCACACGGAACACAG ATAAAAGGGACCAGCACAGCCCGGTCCTACACTATAACAGATGCGTTGCCAGGAGTACAGTACCTGATCCAACTCAGAGCTAAGGAAGAGTTTGATGGCCACTGGAGTGAATGGAGCACGGCTGTCTACGCCAACACCtggacag CCCCTGTGCCAACTGTGTTCAGCGATCTTTCTACTGTTATG GACTACACAGACTACATAGATTCTGGCTCTGGTATGACAGAAGAGACATCAG tctctGAGTCTCAGGGTGATGTAGAGGTGTGGCCTCATGTcctgtgggtggttgctttctgtgtGCTGCTGTCAATCACTCTGTTGTCCGCCTACCTCTACAG acACAGGGAGAGGTTCATGTCTAAACTGTGGAGGTTGAGtcccgtctcctcctctcctgcttgCCCCTCCCCCCAAGTCACAGCCCTGCCTACCCAGGAAGGACATGCCCTCGTGAACTTTGATCACCCAGTCTACGGGGAACCTGTCccacaggaagaagagaggaagaaggaggatgaagaggaggaagaagaggagaagggggaAGTTATTCGCTTTAACAACACAAGCTATTTTCTGGTCCAGAGCAAATGA
- the il6r gene encoding uncharacterized protein il6r isoform X3, which yields MPSWIRLTVLLSALTVHCFLDGTCPRRDPPPSVLVLSPGSVLVLACSGQVEVNGLEVMVNRAEHTGVITGVHPTTVSTTTDTTSNRTTVSTTTDTTSNRTTVSTTTDTTSNGTTVSAIKDSSDNGTTVSAIKDSSDNGTTVSAIKDSSDNGTTVSAIKDSSDNGTTVSAIKDSSDNGIDTFSTGKDTIVLTVTDTPVISWTDDTGTDRTEKTIIRNTRAGDHTPLTVREVNKGNGKNVEVVTEEEHKGGGGEQRDTGWSLYTVNQPGHTDTQKLFPLTGTSLQPTRDSRAGGADTELPSDRWTDAMDSEDDYEEEEEGGRRGRGLRGRSQWRLNGRPLRGGEERGGVVVLGRRGATLTLPSLAVGDSGNYSCHRGGKLVSSLRVSVAVPPERPKLSCYKRSPSSKIRCDWTASQLVTPVPQCYLLLRKGLSGSFSRVNCSYSALLSRCWCAIGHQEKESREPHLAYLCVTNTAGNTTSPLLDFTPLDIIKPDPPSSVVVRGVEGQERRLRVGWAVPHSWKERDRYHELLYELRYHTMPHGTQIKGTSTARSYTITDALPGVQYLIQLRAKEEFDGHWSEWSTAVYANTWTAPVPTVFSDLSTVMQDYTDYIDSGSGMTEETSVSESQGDVEVWPHVLWVVAFCVLLSITLLSAYLYRHRERFMSKLWRLSPVSSSPACPSPQVTALPTQEGHALVNFDHPVYGEPVPQEEERKKEDEEEEEEEKGEVIRFNNTSYFLVQSK from the exons ATGCCATCGTGGATCAGGCTGACGGTTCTCCTGTCTGCGCTGACAGTCCACTGCTTTCTGGACGGGACCTGTCCACGGAGAG aCCCCCCTCCCAGTGTGCTGGTGTTGTCCCCAGGCAGTGTTCTGGTCTTAGCCTGTAGTGGTCAGGTGGAGGTCAACGGGCTGGAGGTGATGGTTAACAGGGCCGAACACACCGGTGTCATTACCGGAGTACACCCCACCACTGTCAGCACCACAACAGACACCACATCTAACAGAACCACTGTCAGCACCACAACAGACACCACATCTAACAGAACCACTGTCAGCACCACAACAGACACCACATCTAACGGAACTACAGTCAGTGCTATAAAAGACAGCAGTGATAATGGAACTACAGTCAGTGCTATAAAAGACAGCAGTGATAATGGAACTACAGTCAGTGCTATAAAGGACAGCAGTGATAATGGAACTACAGTCAGTGCTATAAAAGACAGCAGTGATAATGGAACTACAGTCAGTGCTATAAAAGACAGCAGTGATAATGGAA TAGACACATTTTCTACTGGAAAGGACACTATTGTCCTTACCGTAACAGACACTCCTGTCATAAGCTGGACAGATGATACCGGGACAGACCGTACGGAGAAAACCATCATCAGGAACACTCGTGCAGGAGACCACACCCCTCTTACTGTGAGAGAAGTTAACAAAGGGAATGGAAAGAATGTGGAAGTTGTAACAGAGGAGGAGcacaaaggaggaggaggagagcagagggataCAGGGTGGAGTCTTTACACTGTCAATCAACCAGGACATACAGATACACAGAAACTATTTCCTCTTACTGGGACATCGCTCCAACCAACCAGAGACAGCAGAGCGGGAGGGGCTGACACTGAGCTGCCCTCTGATCGGTGGACTGATGCGATGGACAGTGAGGATGActatgaggaagaggaggagggggggaggagggggagggggctgAGAGGGAGGTCTCAGTGGAGACTGAACGGGAGGCcgctgagaggaggagaggaaagaggaggagtagTGGTGTTAGGGAGGAGAGGCGCCACTCTGACCCTGCCCTCCCTGGCGGTGGGTGACTCTGGGAACTACAGCTGCCACCGCGGGGGCAAACTGGTCTCCTCTCTGAGGGTGAGCGTGGCAG TTCCTCCAGAGAGGCCTAAGCTGTCCTGCTATAAGAGGTCACCCAGCAGTAAGATCCGCTGTGATTGGACAGCCAGTCAACTGGTGACTCCTGTCCCTCAGTGCTACCTCCTCCTACGGAAAGG tctatcAGGGTCATTCTCTCGTGTCAACTGTTCCTACTCCGCCCTGCTGTCTCGGTGTTGGTGTGCTATAGGTCACCAAGAGAAGGAGAGTAGAGAGCCACACCTGGCCTACCTGTGTGTCACCAACACTGCTGGCAACACCACCAGCCCTCTCCTAGACTTCACACCTCTGGAcatta TTAAGCCAGACCCCCCCAGCTCAGTAGTGGTGAGGGGTGTGGAGGGGCAGGAGAGGAGACTGAGGGTGGGCTGGGCTGTTCCTCACTCCTGGAAAGAGAGAGACCGCTACCACGAGCTGCTCTATGAGCTCAGATACCACACCATGCCACACGGAACACAG ATAAAAGGGACCAGCACAGCCCGGTCCTACACTATAACAGATGCGTTGCCAGGAGTACAGTACCTGATCCAACTCAGAGCTAAGGAAGAGTTTGATGGCCACTGGAGTGAATGGAGCACGGCTGTCTACGCCAACACCtggacag CCCCTGTGCCAACTGTGTTCAGCGATCTTTCTACTGTTATG CAGGACTACACAGACTACATAGATTCTGGCTCTGGTATGACAGAAGAGACATCAG tctctGAGTCTCAGGGTGATGTAGAGGTGTGGCCTCATGTcctgtgggtggttgctttctgtgtGCTGCTGTCAATCACTCTGTTGTCCGCCTACCTCTACAG acACAGGGAGAGGTTCATGTCTAAACTGTGGAGGTTGAGtcccgtctcctcctctcctgcttgCCCCTCCCCCCAAGTCACAGCCCTGCCTACCCAGGAAGGACATGCCCTCGTGAACTTTGATCACCCAGTCTACGGGGAACCTGTCccacaggaagaagagaggaagaaggaggatgaagaggaggaagaagaggagaagggggaAGTTATTCGCTTTAACAACACAAGCTATTTTCTGGTCCAGAGCAAATGA
- the il6r gene encoding uncharacterized protein il6r isoform X1 translates to MPSWIRLTVLLSALTVHCFLDGTCPRRDPPPSVLVLSPGSVLVLACSGQVEVNGLEVMVNRAEHTGVITGVHPTTVSTTTDTTSNRTTVSTTTDTTSNRTTVSTTTDTTSNGTTVSAIKDSSDNGTTVSAIKDSSDNGTTVSAIKDSSDNGTTVSAIKDSSDNGTTVSAIKDSSDNGTTVSAIKDSSDNGIDTFSTGKDTIVLTVTDTPVISWTDDTGTDRTEKTIIRNTRAGDHTPLTVREVNKGNGKNVEVVTEEEHKGGGGEQRDTGWSLYTVNQPGHTDTQKLFPLTGTSLQPTRDSRAGGADTELPSDRWTDAMDSEDDYEEEEEGGRRGRGLRGRSQWRLNGRPLRGGEERGGVVVLGRRGATLTLPSLAVGDSGNYSCHRGGKLVSSLRVSVAVPPERPKLSCYKRSPSSKIRCDWTASQLVTPVPQCYLLLRKGLSGSFSRVNCSYSALLSRCWCAIGHQEKESREPHLAYLCVTNTAGNTTSPLLDFTPLDIIKPDPPSSVVVRGVEGQERRLRVGWAVPHSWKERDRYHELLYELRYHTMPHGTQIKGTSTARSYTITDALPGVQYLIQLRAKEEFDGHWSEWSTAVYANTWTAPVPTVFSDLSTVMQDYTDYIDSGSGMTEETSVSESQGDVEVWPHVLWVVAFCVLLSITLLSAYLYRHRERFMSKLWRLSPVSSSPACPSPQVTALPTQEGHALVNFDHPVYGEPVPQEEERKKEDEEEEEEEKGEVIRFNNTSYFLVQSK, encoded by the exons ATGCCATCGTGGATCAGGCTGACGGTTCTCCTGTCTGCGCTGACAGTCCACTGCTTTCTGGACGGGACCTGTCCACGGAGAG aCCCCCCTCCCAGTGTGCTGGTGTTGTCCCCAGGCAGTGTTCTGGTCTTAGCCTGTAGTGGTCAGGTGGAGGTCAACGGGCTGGAGGTGATGGTTAACAGGGCCGAACACACCGGTGTCATTACCGGAGTACACCCCACCACTGTCAGCACCACAACAGACACCACATCTAACAGAACCACTGTCAGCACCACAACAGACACCACATCTAACAGAACCACTGTCAGCACCACAACAGACACCACATCTAACGGAACTACAGTCAGTGCTATAAAAGACAGCAGTGATAATGGAACTACAGTCAGTGCTATAAAAGACAGCAGTGATAATGGAACTACAGTCAGTGCTATAAAGGACAGCAGTGATAATGGAACTACAGTCAGTGCTATAAAAGACAGCAGTGATAATGGAACTACAGTCAGTGCTATAAAAGACAGCAGTGATAATGGAACTACAGTCAGTGCTATAAAAGACAGCAGTGATAATGGAATAGACACATTTTCTACTGGAAAGGACACTATTGTCCTTACCGTAACAGACACTCCTGTCATAAGCTGGACAGATGATACCGGGACAGACCGTACGGAGAAAACCATCATCAGGAACACTCGTGCAGGAGACCACACCCCTCTTACTGTGAGAGAAGTTAACAAAGGGAATGGAAAGAATGTGGAAGTTGTAACAGAGGAGGAGcacaaaggaggaggaggagagcagagggataCAGGGTGGAGTCTTTACACTGTCAATCAACCAGGACATACAGATACACAGAAACTATTTCCTCTTACTGGGACATCGCTCCAACCAACCAGAGACAGCAGAGCGGGAGGGGCTGACACTGAGCTGCCCTCTGATCGGTGGACTGATGCGATGGACAGTGAGGATGActatgaggaagaggaggagggggggaggagggggagggggctgAGAGGGAGGTCTCAGTGGAGACTGAACGGGAGGCcgctgagaggaggagaggaaagaggaggagtagTGGTGTTAGGGAGGAGAGGCGCCACTCTGACCCTGCCCTCCCTGGCGGTGGGTGACTCTGGGAACTACAGCTGCCACCGCGGGGGCAAACTGGTCTCCTCTCTGAGGGTGAGCGTGGCAG TTCCTCCAGAGAGGCCTAAGCTGTCCTGCTATAAGAGGTCACCCAGCAGTAAGATCCGCTGTGATTGGACAGCCAGTCAACTGGTGACTCCTGTCCCTCAGTGCTACCTCCTCCTACGGAAAGG tctatcAGGGTCATTCTCTCGTGTCAACTGTTCCTACTCCGCCCTGCTGTCTCGGTGTTGGTGTGCTATAGGTCACCAAGAGAAGGAGAGTAGAGAGCCACACCTGGCCTACCTGTGTGTCACCAACACTGCTGGCAACACCACCAGCCCTCTCCTAGACTTCACACCTCTGGAcatta TTAAGCCAGACCCCCCCAGCTCAGTAGTGGTGAGGGGTGTGGAGGGGCAGGAGAGGAGACTGAGGGTGGGCTGGGCTGTTCCTCACTCCTGGAAAGAGAGAGACCGCTACCACGAGCTGCTCTATGAGCTCAGATACCACACCATGCCACACGGAACACAG ATAAAAGGGACCAGCACAGCCCGGTCCTACACTATAACAGATGCGTTGCCAGGAGTACAGTACCTGATCCAACTCAGAGCTAAGGAAGAGTTTGATGGCCACTGGAGTGAATGGAGCACGGCTGTCTACGCCAACACCtggacag CCCCTGTGCCAACTGTGTTCAGCGATCTTTCTACTGTTATG CAGGACTACACAGACTACATAGATTCTGGCTCTGGTATGACAGAAGAGACATCAG tctctGAGTCTCAGGGTGATGTAGAGGTGTGGCCTCATGTcctgtgggtggttgctttctgtgtGCTGCTGTCAATCACTCTGTTGTCCGCCTACCTCTACAG acACAGGGAGAGGTTCATGTCTAAACTGTGGAGGTTGAGtcccgtctcctcctctcctgcttgCCCCTCCCCCCAAGTCACAGCCCTGCCTACCCAGGAAGGACATGCCCTCGTGAACTTTGATCACCCAGTCTACGGGGAACCTGTCccacaggaagaagagaggaagaaggaggatgaagaggaggaagaagaggagaagggggaAGTTATTCGCTTTAACAACACAAGCTATTTTCTGGTCCAGAGCAAATGA